In one window of Candidatus Omnitrophota bacterium DNA:
- a CDS encoding type II glyceraldehyde-3-phosphate dehydrogenase, whose product MNSGIRQDSTASSKIRVAINGFGVIGRRVADAVSLQADMEIVGIADIVSDYRVRRAQSHGYPIYAALGEKADEMREAGIDVRGTLDDLFKSAEIIVDCTPKGIDAKNKPRYEAAGVKFIYQGGAKHELTGHSFVASANYETAIGRSSTRVVSCNTTATVRTLNALRNAGLLRRARGVLIRRATDPWESHLNGIINTMLPERKIPSHQGPDAKTVVPELDVVTMAVTSPETIGHLHFWTIDLERNASRTEVLEAFKRNSRIAFIRADEGVAALNSTVELMKEIGRPRNDMYEVAIWEDILTVEGREAYYAYQVDNQAIVIPENVDAIRALAGYEQNAQASIERTNQTLGVRQRFV is encoded by the coding sequence ATGAATTCAGGCATTCGTCAAGATTCTACGGCGTCAAGCAAAATTCGGGTGGCAATCAACGGTTTTGGCGTTATCGGGCGCAGAGTAGCCGACGCCGTTTCGTTGCAAGCGGATATGGAGATTGTTGGTATCGCCGACATCGTGAGCGATTATCGGGTTCGCCGTGCGCAATCGCACGGCTACCCGATTTATGCCGCACTGGGCGAAAAGGCGGACGAAATGCGCGAAGCTGGAATTGACGTACGCGGCACGCTCGACGACCTTTTCAAGTCGGCTGAAATCATCGTTGACTGCACACCGAAAGGCATTGACGCCAAGAACAAACCGCGTTATGAAGCGGCGGGCGTTAAATTCATTTATCAAGGCGGCGCGAAGCACGAGTTAACCGGACACAGTTTCGTCGCCTCGGCAAATTACGAAACGGCAATCGGACGCAGTTCGACCCGCGTCGTTTCCTGTAACACAACGGCGACCGTAAGAACTCTAAACGCTCTTAGAAACGCTGGGTTGCTTCGTCGCGCCCGTGGCGTGCTGATTCGCCGTGCGACAGATCCGTGGGAAAGTCATCTGAATGGCATCATCAACACGATGCTGCCGGAACGCAAGATTCCGAGTCATCAGGGACCGGACGCGAAAACGGTGGTGCCGGAACTCGACGTGGTCACTATGGCCGTTACCTCTCCAGAAACAATCGGGCATCTGCATTTCTGGACAATTGACTTAGAGCGCAATGCCTCACGAACAGAAGTTTTGGAGGCTTTTAAGCGTAACTCGCGCATCGCTTTCATTCGAGCGGATGAAGGCGTGGCGGCTCTTAATTCAACCGTCGAGCTGATGAAGGAAATTGGTCGCCCGCGCAACGATATGTATGAAGTCGCCATCTGGGAGGACATTTTGACGGTCGAAGGGCGCGAAGCCTATTACGCTTATCAGGTTGACAATCAGGCAATCGTCATTCCGGAAAACGTTGATGCGATTCGCGCGCTCGCGGGATACGAACAGAATGCGCAGGCTTCCATCGAACGCACAAATCAAACGCTGGGTGTCAGGCAGCGATTCGTTTGA